ATGACTGATTGATTCATAATGTTGTACCGCAAACCACTTAATAAACTGCGAAACTTCTTACAAAAACAAGGTTTTTTGCGTACAGGAGTTTTTTTTACACTGTTATTTAGCATCATATTATACAGTTGGGTAGCGTTTTCGCAGCAACCAGTCGTCTTAACTATGTTGCTTGCGGCTCCTGATTCTCCGCCTTGGAAACAGTTCTTAATTAAAAACTTTGAAGCCAAACACCCAGGTATTCGCATCAACCTGGTTGAAGGGCCAAATGCTACCAATTTGTTGGAAGACTTGTATACTTCTGCTTTTATCCTGGGTGAATCTCCGTATGATTTGATTTATATGGATACTATCTGGGCTCCTAAGTTTGCAGCAGGTAACTGGCTGCTACCCTTAGACGATCGCATTTCCAAGAATGAGTTGAAAGCATTTTCGGCTAAGGATGTGGAGGCGGGACGTTATCAAGATAAGTTGTACCGAATCCCCATGCGTTCTGATGTAGGAATGCTCTACTACCGAGAGGACTTGCTCAAAGAAGCAGGATTTAAACCACCCGAAACCTTTGAGGACTTAATGCGAATTTCCCAAGCCTTGCAGAAAAAAGACAAGGTGAAATGGGGTTATGTTTGGCAAGGTCGCCAGTATGAAGGATTGGTGGCGATGTTTGTGGAAGTTCTTGAAGGTTCTGGTGGCTTCTGGATTAATTCTGATACGGGTGAGGTGGGACTGGATCGACCTCAAACCTTGAAAGCGATCGAGTTTTTGCGTAGCACTGTGAGGGAGGGTGTTTCCCCTCCTGGAGTTACAACTTATATTGAAGAAGACACCAGGCGGATGTTTCAGAGCGGTCAAGTGGCATTTTTACGAAGTTGGCCCTATGTTTGGACTCTAGCCAATCAAGAGAGTTCGCCAATCCGGGGTAAATTTGGCATTAAGACGATGGTTCACGCACCTGGGAGCACTGGGGGGGCTTGTCTTGGGGGCTGGGGTGTGGGAATTGCCAAATCTTCCAGACATAAAGAAGAAGCTTGGAAAGCAATTCTATATTTTACAAGTGAAGAAGCACAGCGTCAATTTACTTTGAGTGAAAGCTACGTCCCAAGCCGACGCGCATTATTTACAGATCCAGAGATTGTAGCTAAATTTCCTCACTTTCCCCAGTTGTTGAAAGTCGTAGACAATGCGGTCTTACGCCCACCAGTTGCTCAATACGCTCAAGCATCCGATATTTTGCAGCGCTACTTAAGTGCAACCCTCAGTGGTCGGATGACTCCGGAACGAGCAATGCAGGCTGCTGCTAGTGAAACGCGCCAGCTGCTAAGAATTGGAAAATCGTAAAGGTTATATGAACTTGCACACACTCCAAAGTCGGCAACAAAGAACAGCGTGGATTTTACTAACACCAGCATTGCTGCTACTGTTGTTTGTATTTGCCTATCCGATCGCACGAGCATTTTGGTTAAGTGTATTTACTAGGAATTTGGGAACGGAGTTACAACCCGTATTCTCTGGTTTGGATAATTATGTACGGATGATAGGAGATGGTCGTTTTTGGCAGAGTCTTTGGACGACTACCGTATTTACAACAGCATCCGTGGTTTCCGAATTATTACTGGGATTAGGAATTGCCTTAGTTCTCAATCAGGCGTTTTTTGGACGGGGAGTCGTGCGTACCATCGCAATTCTACCTTGGGCTTTGCCTACGGCTCTGATTGGTTTAGCTTGGGCTTGGATTTTTAACGACCAGTTTGGAGTTGTGAACGATATTTTGCGGCGATTGGGATTGGTAGAGACTGGGATTAACTGGTTGGGAGATCCAACGCTGGCAATGATAGCAGTGATATTTGCTGATATTTGGAAAACTACACCTTTTATTAGTATTCTGCTACTAGCTGGCTTACAGTCAATTTCACAGGATCTTTATGAAGCTCATTCAGTTGATGGAGCATCGCCCTGGCAAAACTTCTACAAAATTACTCTGCCATTGCTGCTACCGCAAATCCTAATTGCAGTTTTATTTCGGTTTGCTCAAGCTTTCGGGATTTTCGACTTGATTGCTGTGATGACTGGGGGCGGACCTGGTGGTGCAACGGAAGTGGTATCGCTGTATATCTATTCTACTGTGATGCGCTACTTGGATTTTGGATATGGGGCTGCTCTTGTGGTTGTCACATTTTTAATACTTGTTGCAGCTGTGGCGATCGCCAGTTTCTTGCTTAACAAATCTCGTGCTAGTAGTTTGTCACTTTGAATTTGAGGGATGATTTAAAAAACCGCAAAGACGCAAAGAGCGCGTTCGCGAAGCGTCTCGAAGAGAAGGAAGAGAAAGAGAGGATAAATTTAATCATTGGTTTACCCATGAGAATTTATGTGGCGAACTACTAGGTATAAGGAGTTATAAACCTATGACTGCAATTCGAGAAACAATTCCACCAAGAACTTCAAAGCCACCCAAAAAGGCAATTCCTTGGAAAAAAATCTTGCTACCAATAGCAATTGCGTTAGTGGTTTTGTTCAGCTTAGCACCTGCCTTCTGGCAATTGCTGACCTCCTTGAAGGTAAATGAAGATATTGCTGCGATTCCTACCGTCTATTTTCCTACGCGATACACTCTCGCTCACTACGTTGAGTTATTCGTCCGCCGTCCATTTTGGCGCTACATCTTCAACAGTGCTTTCGTTTCTGTGACATCCACAGCTCTTTCCTTAGCGATTGGAGCACCTGCGGCTTATGCTCTTGCAAGGTTACGTCCTTGGGGTGAACGATTTATTCTTGCTGGTGTGCTAATTGTGACTTTATTTCCTGGAATTCTTCTATTTATAGGATTGTTAGAAATTATTCAAGCACTCAGGTGGGGTAACAATTATTTGGCGTTGATTATACCTTACACTGCAATCAATTTGCCTCTGACAATTTTAGTTCTAAGAAGCTTTTTCCAACAATTGCCTAAAGACTTAGAAGATTCAGCTAGAGTCGATGGCTACAACACCTTTCAATTACTGTGGCAAATTGTACTTCCTATGACCCTTCCCGCCTTGGTAACGACTGGGATTCTCACCTTTATTTTTGCCTGGAATGAGTTTATTTTTGCTCTCACGTTTATGACTCGTGAAGAGTTGAAGACAATTCCTGTGGCTGCAGCACAGTTAGGGGGTGCTTCAGTTTATGAAATTCCTTATGGTCCAATTGCGGCTGCAACTGTTGTGGGAACTGTGCCTTTAGTTCTACTAGTTTTGTTCTTCCAGCGCAGGATTGTTCAAGGTCTGACTGCTGGTGCTGTTAAAGGATAGATGGATTTTAGATTTTGGATTTTGGATTTTGGATTGAATAATGCCATACAGCCAATTTACTCTTAAAAAACTGGTTAAAGACTTCAATTTGAAAATTGAGGAAAACGTTGTGCTTTTCCCAGAAATTACACCAGTATCCCCGTCAGATTTTCTCGTTCAGTTACTAGAAAAAACAGTGCCTTTGGCTTTGGCTACAGATACGGAAAAATCTAGGTCAGAGATGATAATTTTTCCGGTTCTATTGGAGGTGAAGGAGCAAAAGCGCAATGAAGTAGCACTGTTTAGTGGCAATGACTTCACAGTCGATCCGAATGTTGGACTTAATGGTAATCCAGACTTTTTGATTAGTCTTGATAAAGAGCAATATTTTATCGCAGCCCCGGTAATGACGATTGTTGAAGCGAAAAACAACAACCTTAACAGTGGATTGGGTCAGTGTGGTGCAGAAATGCTAGCCGCTAAAATTTTCAATGAAAATGAAGGTAAGGATGTACCTGCTATTCACGGTTGTGTTACATCGGGAACTGCTTGGAAGTTTTTGCGTCTGACTGGCGATATTTTGTATATCGATAAATTAGAGGTGTCGCTATTTCCATGCGCTCGCTTGCTAGGAATTTTTTTATCGATTCTGAAATAAACTTTAAAATAGGCAATTAGAGGTCACTCATAAAGTAAATCTTAAATTCTCGAATGTCATTGTGTGGGTTGAGTAAAACAAGGTGATACCCAAGAATTCGATGAAATGTTGGGTTTCGTTCCTCAACCCAACCTACTAATATCCAAAATCCTTAATCAATCCAAAATCTAAAATCTAAAATCCAAAATCGAACAATGGCTAAACTCGTACTCAAAAATTTAAATAAAACCTACACCTCCAAAGTCATTCCGGTGAAAGATATTAGCTTAACTGTAAACGATGGAGAGTTTCTTACTTTACTAGGTCCTTCTGGATGTGGAAAGTCTACCACATTGCGAATGATTGCAGGGCTTGAAGAACCGACTCGCGGTCAAATTACAATCGGAGACGTGGATGTCACCTACAAGCGACCAGCCGATCGCAACATTGCAATGGTGTTTCAAAGTTACGCACTTTATCCCCACATGACGGTGTATGGCAACCTTGCTTCTGGTCTCAAACTGCACCGCACTCCACCTGCAGAGATTAAAAGCCGAATAGCAGATGTTGCCCATATTTTAGGATTGGAAGAGTTATTGAACCGCAAGCCCGGTCAACTGTCTGGGGGACAACGGCAGCGAGTTGCGGTAGGGCGAGCGCTTGTACGTCGTGCCAATGTATACTTGTTAGATGAACCGTTAAGTAACCTAGATGCGTTGTTGCGCGAACGAGTGCGTGCAGATATCAAGCAACTATTCGCGGCTCAAAATGTTCCGGTTGTCTATGTTACCCACGACCAAACAGAAGCGATGACACTTTCCACTAAAGTGGCTTTGCTAAATGATGGTTATGTCCAGCAACTTGACCCGCCCGATCTCATCTACAACCATCCAGCCAATTTATTTGTCGCTGGATTTGTTGGCAGTCCCCAAATGAATTTACTGTCTCTACCTTGTCAAGAAAGACACGCAATGCTGGGGAAGTTCCAGATACCTCTTCCAGATTTACCAACTGTACCACCTGAAATTGTATTGGGAATTCGTCCGGAAAATGTTCGGATTCCAGAAGTAAATGATACACAAACTATTAGAGGGCGAGTGTATCTCGTGGAAAACTTGGGTATGCACTATTTGGTCAGTGTGAGGATTGAAGATTCGCAGACGACAGTACGTGCGTTGCTACCAACAGACCAAAGTTGGAGTGGTGAGGATATTACCTTGGTGTTGGCTCCTCAAAATATTCACTGGTTTGATGTTCGATCTGGGGATGCTCTTGTGAGGAGACAAATGTCGAGTGTTGGGGCGTAGATTTGCAGGTGTCATTCATATTTCTTGACACTGGAAGTGTCGGCTATACAAACAAAGTCCGCCTACGCGGACTAAATCAGGACTGACGCAAAAATTGCTAGAAACCCGGATTTATCGAACTGCCAAGACGCCAAGAGCGCCAAGAATTCGTAGAGCGTGCGTAAGTTTTATAAATTAAACTTAACACCAATTTTAGATATCAAACGTTAAACGTAGGCTGGTAAGGTTTTAGTCTGCATAACCGTATAACTATTTTTTGCGTACTTACCGTACACCTACTTATACCAATTCTTTGTGAACTTGCACAGAATCTTGTCTACAACCCTTATGTGGCAGGAGTTTTGAATCTAGCTTTCTGTGCATCTTTATATAAAATTGGTATTAGTCTTGAATTAAGTAGAGACTACTGGTTGATAAGCTTGCTGTAGATATAAACGTGTTCATGAAGTAGGGTGAATTTATAGAGTGTACCCTCCCGATAAGATTGCGATATCGAATTTTTCTGAAGGCTGAACTATGAACTACGGAGATTGATTATGGTAGCAACAGCAGTACCCGCAGAAACTAGAACCGTACTTGAAAACATTAGTTGGCAAACGTTTAAAGCCATGTTGGCTGAGATGAGCAATCAACGCAACACTAGACTCGCTTACGACAATGGGATACTAGAAATCATGTCTCCACTCATGCCACATGAAAACTCCAACCGCTTAATTGAAGTTTTTATTGGGGTGTTGTGTGAGGAACTGGGGCTGGAAATTAAACGTGCTGGTTCGCTGACTTTAACACGGGATGACTTGGAACGAGGTGGTGAGCCGGATAGTAGCTACTACATTCAGAATGAGTCTTTGGTTCGAGACAAAGAAAATATAGACTTAGCAACCGATCCACCACCAGATTTAGTACTGGAAGTCGAATATTCCAGACCAAAAGTAGATAAGCTAAAACTTTATGCCGCGATGGGTATACCTGAATTCTGGAGATACAACGGAACTGTACTTCGATTCTACGTACTTGGCTCTGGAGAGTACTCAGAAGTACAGCTAAGTCCGTCCTTTGTGTCTGTACCAGTGAAAGAGATTCCTCGCTTTATCCGAGAAAGCAGAACAAATGGAGAAATGTCAACAACTCGTGCTTTTCGCAAATGGGTGAGGCGGGAAATTGAAAATCGTTGAGTACAAGAACCAATTTATATGAACTACTCCATGGGCGAGTGGGGAATTCCGTGAAATTAGTTAACGACTGAACTCTGCTTCTGGAAGATCGGCAAAAGCTTCACCAACTGTTACATATGGCAACAGACCAAATAATTCAGGTTCGGGCGTATGAGTCGGTAAAGGTAAGCTAACACTGCCAATTTCTTTTAAGCAACCAACAAAGAACAATCGTCTCCGTGACTGAGGCGTACCAAAATCAGCAGCAAGAAGTATCCCAACCGAAACTTGATAGCCTAAATTCGCCATCTTCTGCAAAATTTCCTGATATAGTTTACTTCCTGCAATTCCTTTGAGATTAGATACATTTTCCATTACAAAAAAGGGTGGATGTAAATGTTTTACAAAGCGTAAAAACTCGTAAATCATTCTACCTCGGTCATCCTCCAACCCTTTTTGTTTACCTGCTTGACTGAATGCTTGACAAGGGGGACCTCCAAAAATAAGGTCAGGCTTATCAACTTCACCTGAGGTATTTTGCCACAGATTTAATGGATCTTGTAGGGTGGAAATATCTTTTTCTAAAACAAAAATATCTTTACCAAAAAAACCACGTAGCGTTGCACAAGCATCTGACCAATTGTCGAGTGTTACACAAATGTCTATGCAATTTGTAAGATGAGCACCAATATCCATACCTCCTGCACCACTAAATAAACTGAAGGCTTTTAAAGAACGATTAAATCCAAGCATATGCGCTTGGTGAGCTAAATGTTCAAACACAGCCTTTGCAAGTGGTACGGGGACTGCATTACCTACCTGAAGCTGAGTACTGGTTAGGGTTCCTTCAAATTTCATGCGATCGGGAAAACCTTGTAAACGTGCTGCCTCACGTACAGTAATGAACCTGTTTTCGTAGGGATGAACAAATTTGTTAAAAATATAACCTGTCACTGTTAAGGAAGGTTTATTCGGATCGAGTCTAATCATTCTCAGGTTTGGTCCACCCTGTCGATTTGGGTCATGCTTGACATAGTATTTAAAGCTATCATGCCAAAGCTCTTCCGGTAAATCCTGCATTTTTTGCCCTATTTTTAGGGCGTTAATACGTTTTTGAACATCGGAACCTACTCTTCTAGCAATATGATTTTCAATAATCTTATAAGAACTGCTAGAATTGGAAATTTTGTTGAATCCATTCATCTCTTATATGACTTTGTGTAAAAGTAATAATACCATCAAATAAATTGTATACTTCTTTATCTAGTGGTAAATCACCAACTTTTTTAGCTTTTCCTGTTTTATCTAAAATCCACACAATATCCTGAAGCTCAAGCAAGTAATCCTTGTAATGACGTACAGCATGAATATTAGATAGCAAAGCCGTTTTGAATGCGAAATGACTGGCTTTGGGCTTACCAGATGCAGCAATTTTTAAAACTTGATAAATCCCTTTTTTGATATCATCAGTTCTATCCATTCCCACACTTGATTTACTATCAGAAATAGATTCGTATCCCTCACCCTTTCTTCTCATAGGCCAAGTTTCGGGTTTGGGAATAGGTTGTCCGCAGGCATTTGTTAACCAATAAACAGGTTCTGGTAAAGTTCCTCTTCCTCGTACAGCTTTGTTATAGGCAGAGTAAGCAATATTCCAGAACTGAAAATATCGATAAAACAGTTCGTCTTCCTCTCCAAAAACTTTTCCAATTTGCTCGTATGCCCATTTTGTAGAACTACCACTTCCTTTAACACCTAAAGGTACAAGTTCATAATTCCAGCGATCGTCTTCCAACTTAGGAAGCATAATATTCATTTTAGATGACGTAAGAAATGAATTATCCGTAGCAGAGTGTGAACGAGGTACAGGTTCTCCGTCATCATCTACCTCAGTTTGCACCTCGACTTTTACTGCTAAGGGAAGTGTTGTCAGTGGAGCGGCTTTTACTTCCGCTAGTAGAACTACATCCTGTGTTTCATCATGAATGATTACGTCAATAGGTTCTGCACCGTAATAAATTTTTAAATATCGTGAATTAATAGTGAATAAATGCTTGAGAAATACACAGAGCAAACGCCTTGTTGTTCCGCCAATAGTTCCAGAAGGAGGTTTGTTCGCTTGATGAAAACAAAAATTACCTTGCAAAACACATCTTGGACAGGTGTTAGTGTATGGATAAATTAAAAGAGGAAAATCATTTACTGGACAATAAAGCCATCCCGTGTTTGCTACTTTTGTATAGTACTCAGCAGCTACAATGAGGTCAAAAGCAGCTGCAAGTGAAATACCGGGAGCGGTAGCAGTTCTTTCAGCATTTTTAAGGGCTTGTTCAACAAGAACCCTGGCTAATGCTTCTTCATAAGTATTTGCTTCAAAAGCTTTAGCTTCTGAAAGAAGCTTTTCTATCCAATCGACCTGAGCTACCTCTGGTTGATTACTGTCACTCGTATTCAAACAATCTCCCACAAGAAGTTTGTATCAATATAGCCTAATAATACTTAGGTTTATAGCCATTTGTAGCTGAATATAGCGGTTCTCACCTAAGTGAACTACATAATTTATCTGCGTGCATCTGCGTGCATCTGCGGTTCCTTAATTTTTGGTGTATTGCATCTACTTAAAAACCGCTATAAATACGATGCCTGTAAATTCAACATCATAACCCACCCTCTTATTGAAAAGAGGGTCAGGTATTACGACGATTGGATAAACTATTTTTCTTCCTGCTCTAGCAGCTTGGAAAGCCTGTTCCTGATATCTTGCACTTGCCGATCGCACTTTGGCAGTGTTAACAAACGAACTTCTATTTCCGCAATATTATCAATTCGAGTGGTTTTCTCCCACATTCTCTTCTCTGTATCAGATTCGTGCTCGTAACGAAATGTTACAGTATCAGTACTGACATCCATGATTTCTACATTCTTTAACCAGCCATTACTACTCTTGACAAAAAGCCAAACGTTAGGCAAGCCGATAAGTTCTTTGAGTTTAGTCTCCATACCCATACATTTAGAATTTCGATTGTAAAGATATTAACATACTCTGTCAATATAGCTTAAGACATATTCTTGCACGCGTTCTAAATATAAAGAAGGATATTTTCACGGATAGACAGTACTTATCCAGTCACTAGGTAATTTTGTTCCTAATGAATAGGTAACTTACTTGCCAAGAGATACATTTTTTCTGTAATTATGGAAAACATAATATAAGGTAAAATTTTATTAAGCGAGGATAGACATGTACATCGTTCACCTTGCCTCAGAATGCGCTCCTGTTATTAAAGCTGGAGGCTTAGGCGATGTCGTTTATGGACTCAGCAGAGAATTGGAAATCCGGGGACATTGCGTCGAAATTATTCTCCCGAAGTACGACTGTATGCGCTACGACCACATATGGGGGTTGCATGACGCTTACATGAACCTGTGGGTACCCTGGTATGGCGGTGCGATTCACTGTTCTGTCTACTGTGGGTGGGTACACGGGCGAGTGTGTTTCTTTATTGAACCTCACTCACAGGATAATTTCTTTAATCGGGGCTGCTATTACGGTTGTAACGATGACAATATGCGATTTGCGTTCTTTAGCAAAGCCGCTTTGCAATTTTTGCAACAGAGCAACAAGCGACCTGATGTCATCCATTGCCATGACTGGCAAACGGGCTTAGTTCCAGTGATACTTTATGAGACTTACCAATATCACGGAATGGGTCATCAACGGGTTTGCTACACCATCCACAACTTCAAGCATCAGGGCTTTGGTGGTGTTGAGATTCTACGAGCCACGGGTTTAAACCGACCAGAACACTACTTCCATCACGATCGCCTGCAAGACAACTTCAACCCCTTTGCCATCAACTTTATGAAAGGAGGGATTGTTTACTCCAATGCAGTCACAACAGTTTCACCCCATCATGCCTGGGAAGCTCGTTATACTAACATTGGTTACGGGCTAGGTCACACTTTACACCTATACCAAGATAAATTTACTGGAGTTTTGAACGGTATTGATTACGATTTCTGGAATTCAGAAACAGATCGTTACATACCCCATCACTTTAGTAAAGACAATTTTGAAGAGAAAGCGAAGAACAAAAAAGCGTTACGAGAACGGCTGTTGCTACAGGATGTCGATAAACCCCTCATTGCTTATATTGGTCGTTTGGACGATCAAAAAGGTGTGCATCTTGTCCATCACGCAATGTACCACGCCATCCACAACGGAGCACAATTTGTGCTGTTAGGTTCGGCAACAGAGTCCGGGATCAATGCTCACTTCCAGCACGAAAAACGTTTCTTAAACGATAACCCCGATATTCATCTGGAACTTGGCTTTAACGAAGAATTATCCCACTTAATTTATGCAGGGGCAGATATGATTGTTGTCCCCAGCAATTACGAACCCTGTGGGTTAACTCAGATGATTGGTTTGAAGTACGGGACTGTACCGATAGTTCGGGGAGTTGGTGGACTCGTTAATACGGTGTTTGACCGAGATTACGAAGAAAACAAACCCTCAGAAGAACGAAACGGTTACGTGTTCTA
This genomic interval from Scytonema hofmannii PCC 7110 contains the following:
- a CDS encoding ABC transporter substrate-binding protein, with the protein product MLYRKPLNKLRNFLQKQGFLRTGVFFTLLFSIILYSWVAFSQQPVVLTMLLAAPDSPPWKQFLIKNFEAKHPGIRINLVEGPNATNLLEDLYTSAFILGESPYDLIYMDTIWAPKFAAGNWLLPLDDRISKNELKAFSAKDVEAGRYQDKLYRIPMRSDVGMLYYREDLLKEAGFKPPETFEDLMRISQALQKKDKVKWGYVWQGRQYEGLVAMFVEVLEGSGGFWINSDTGEVGLDRPQTLKAIEFLRSTVREGVSPPGVTTYIEEDTRRMFQSGQVAFLRSWPYVWTLANQESSPIRGKFGIKTMVHAPGSTGGACLGGWGVGIAKSSRHKEEAWKAILYFTSEEAQRQFTLSESYVPSRRALFTDPEIVAKFPHFPQLLKVVDNAVLRPPVAQYAQASDILQRYLSATLSGRMTPERAMQAAASETRQLLRIGKS
- a CDS encoding carbohydrate ABC transporter permease; protein product: MNLHTLQSRQQRTAWILLTPALLLLLFVFAYPIARAFWLSVFTRNLGTELQPVFSGLDNYVRMIGDGRFWQSLWTTTVFTTASVVSELLLGLGIALVLNQAFFGRGVVRTIAILPWALPTALIGLAWAWIFNDQFGVVNDILRRLGLVETGINWLGDPTLAMIAVIFADIWKTTPFISILLLAGLQSISQDLYEAHSVDGASPWQNFYKITLPLLLPQILIAVLFRFAQAFGIFDLIAVMTGGGPGGATEVVSLYIYSTVMRYLDFGYGAALVVVTFLILVAAVAIASFLLNKSRASSLSL
- a CDS encoding carbohydrate ABC transporter permease; the encoded protein is MTAIRETIPPRTSKPPKKAIPWKKILLPIAIALVVLFSLAPAFWQLLTSLKVNEDIAAIPTVYFPTRYTLAHYVELFVRRPFWRYIFNSAFVSVTSTALSLAIGAPAAYALARLRPWGERFILAGVLIVTLFPGILLFIGLLEIIQALRWGNNYLALIIPYTAINLPLTILVLRSFFQQLPKDLEDSARVDGYNTFQLLWQIVLPMTLPALVTTGILTFIFAWNEFIFALTFMTREELKTIPVAAAQLGGASVYEIPYGPIAAATVVGTVPLVLLVLFFQRRIVQGLTAGAVKG
- a CDS encoding ABC transporter ATP-binding protein; this encodes MAKLVLKNLNKTYTSKVIPVKDISLTVNDGEFLTLLGPSGCGKSTTLRMIAGLEEPTRGQITIGDVDVTYKRPADRNIAMVFQSYALYPHMTVYGNLASGLKLHRTPPAEIKSRIADVAHILGLEELLNRKPGQLSGGQRQRVAVGRALVRRANVYLLDEPLSNLDALLRERVRADIKQLFAAQNVPVVYVTHDQTEAMTLSTKVALLNDGYVQQLDPPDLIYNHPANLFVAGFVGSPQMNLLSLPCQERHAMLGKFQIPLPDLPTVPPEIVLGIRPENVRIPEVNDTQTIRGRVYLVENLGMHYLVSVRIEDSQTTVRALLPTDQSWSGEDITLVLAPQNIHWFDVRSGDALVRRQMSSVGA
- a CDS encoding Uma2 family endonuclease; this encodes MVATAVPAETRTVLENISWQTFKAMLAEMSNQRNTRLAYDNGILEIMSPLMPHENSNRLIEVFIGVLCEELGLEIKRAGSLTLTRDDLERGGEPDSSYYIQNESLVRDKENIDLATDPPPDLVLEVEYSRPKVDKLKLYAAMGIPEFWRYNGTVLRFYVLGSGEYSEVQLSPSFVSVPVKEIPRFIRESRTNGEMSTTRAFRKWVRREIENR
- the dcm gene encoding DNA (cytosine-5-)-methyltransferase: MNGFNKISNSSSSYKIIENHIARRVGSDVQKRINALKIGQKMQDLPEELWHDSFKYYVKHDPNRQGGPNLRMIRLDPNKPSLTVTGYIFNKFVHPYENRFITVREAARLQGFPDRMKFEGTLTSTQLQVGNAVPVPLAKAVFEHLAHQAHMLGFNRSLKAFSLFSGAGGMDIGAHLTNCIDICVTLDNWSDACATLRGFFGKDIFVLEKDISTLQDPLNLWQNTSGEVDKPDLIFGGPPCQAFSQAGKQKGLEDDRGRMIYEFLRFVKHLHPPFFVMENVSNLKGIAGSKLYQEILQKMANLGYQVSVGILLAADFGTPQSRRRLFFVGCLKEIGSVSLPLPTHTPEPELFGLLPYVTVGEAFADLPEAEFSR
- a CDS encoding DUF6679 family protein, which gives rise to METKLKELIGLPNVWLFVKSSNGWLKNVEIMDVSTDTVTFRYEHESDTEKRMWEKTTRIDNIAEIEVRLLTLPKCDRQVQDIRNRLSKLLEQEEK
- the glgA gene encoding glycogen synthase GlgA translates to MYIVHLASECAPVIKAGGLGDVVYGLSRELEIRGHCVEIILPKYDCMRYDHIWGLHDAYMNLWVPWYGGAIHCSVYCGWVHGRVCFFIEPHSQDNFFNRGCYYGCNDDNMRFAFFSKAALQFLQQSNKRPDVIHCHDWQTGLVPVILYETYQYHGMGHQRVCYTIHNFKHQGFGGVEILRATGLNRPEHYFHHDRLQDNFNPFAINFMKGGIVYSNAVTTVSPHHAWEARYTNIGYGLGHTLHLYQDKFTGVLNGIDYDFWNSETDRYIPHHFSKDNFEEKAKNKKALRERLLLQDVDKPLIAYIGRLDDQKGVHLVHHAMYHAIHNGAQFVLLGSATESGINAHFQHEKRFLNDNPDIHLELGFNEELSHLIYAGADMIVVPSNYEPCGLTQMIGLKYGTVPIVRGVGGLVNTVFDRDYEENKPSEERNGYVFYQSDYHAIESAMDRALKLWYNEPEEFRKLALQGMEYDYSWNNPGEEYVKIYDQIRYQW